From Pongo pygmaeus isolate AG05252 chromosome 1, NHGRI_mPonPyg2-v2.0_pri, whole genome shotgun sequence, one genomic window encodes:
- the LOC129039965 gene encoding LOW QUALITY PROTEIN: succinyl-CoA:3-ketoacid coenzyme A transferase 2, mitochondrial-like (The sequence of the model RefSeq protein was modified relative to this genomic sequence to represent the inferred CDS: inserted 3 bases in 2 codons; substituted 1 base at 1 genomic stop codon) produces the protein MAALRLLASVVGRGVPAGGSGLALSQGCARCFATSPRPRAKFYTDPVEMVKDISDGATIMVGGFGLCGIPENLIAALLRTRVKDLQVVSSNASVEDFGLGLLLAARQVRRIVCSYVGENTLCESQYLAGELELELTPQGTLAERIRAGGAGVPAFYTPTGYGTLVQEGGAPIRYTPDGHLALMSQPREVREFNGDHFLLERAIRADFALMKGWKADRAGNVVFRRSARNFNVPMCKAADVTAVEVEEIVDVGAFPPEDIHVPNIYVGRIIKXAEYEKRIERLTITKEEDGDAEKXKDARTRIIRRAALEFEDGMXANLGIGIPLLASNFISPSMTVHLHSENGILGLGPFPTEDEVDADLINAGKQTVTVLPGGGCFASDDSFAMIRGGHIQLTMLGAMQVSKYGDLANWMIPGKKVKGMGGAMDLVSSQKTRVVVTMQHCTKDNTPKIMEKCTMPLTGKRCVDRIITEKAVFDVHRKQGLTLTELWEGLTVDDVKKSTGCAFAVSPNLRPMQHVAP, from the exons ATGGCGGCGCTGCGGCTCCTGGCGTCGGTGGTCGGGCGCGGGGTCCCCGCCGGCGGCTCAGGGCTCGCGCTGTCCCAGGGCTGCGCCCGCTGCTTTGCCACCAGTCCCCGGCCCCGCGCCAAGTTCTACACGGACCCGGTGGAGATGGTGAAGGACATCTCTGATGGGGCGACCATCATGGTCGGGGGTTTCGGGCTCTGCGGGATCCCCGAGAACCTGATCGCCGCGCTGCTCAGGACCCGCGTGAAAGACCTGCAGGTGGTCAGCAGCAACGCGAGCGTGGAGGACTTCGGCCTGGGCCTCCTGCTGGCCGCCAGGCAGGTCCGCCGCATCGTCTGTTCCTACGTGGGCGAGAACACGCTGTGCGAGAGCCAGTACCTGGCAggagagctggagctggagctcaCGCCCCAGGGCACCCTGGCCGAGCGCATCCGCGCGGGGGGCGCTGGGGTGCCCGCCTTCTACACCCCCACGGGCTACGGGACCCTGGTCCAGGAAGGGGGCGCCCCCATCCGCTACACCCCGGACGGCCACCTGGCGCTCATGAGCCAGCCCCGAGAGGTGAGGGAGTTCAACGGCGACCACTTCCTTTTGGAGCGCGCCATCCGGGCAGACTTTGCCCTAATGAAAGGCTGGAAGGCCGACCGGGCAGGAAACGTGGTCTTCAGGAGAAGCGCCCGCAATTTCAACGTGCCCATGTGCAAAGCTGCAGACGTCACGGCGGTGGAGGTGGAAGAGATCGTGGACGTGGGGGCTTTCCCCCCAGAAGACATCCACGTTCCTAACATTTATGTAGGTCGCATAATAA AGGCAGAATACGAAAAACGAATTGAGCGCTTAACGATCACGAAAGAGGAAGATGGAGACGCCGAAAA AAAGGATGCCAGGACGCGCATCATTAGACGCGCAGCTCTGGAATTTGAGGACGGCATGTAAGCCAATCTGGGCATAGGCATCCCCCTGCTGGCCAGCAACTTCATCAGCCCCAGCATGACCGTCCATCTTCACAGTGAGAACGGGATCCTGGGCCTGGGCCCGTTTCCCACGGAAGATGAGGTGGATGCCGACCTCATCAATGCAGGCAAGCAGACGGTCACGGTGCTTCCCGGGGGCGGCTGCTTCGCCAGCGACGACTCCTTCGCCATGATCCGAGGGGGACACATCCAACTAACCATGCTTGGAGCCATGCAGGTTTCCAAATACGGCGACCTGGCGAACTGGATGATCCCTGGcaagaaggtgaaaggcatgggCGGTGCCATGGACCTAGTGTCCAGTCAGAAGACCAGAGTGGTGGTCACCATGCAGCACTGCACAAAGGACAACACCCCCAAGATCATGGAGAAATGCACCATGCCGCTGACCGGGAAGCGGTGCGTGGACCGCATCATCACCGAGAAGGCCGTGTTTGACGTGCACAGGAAGCAAGGGCTGACGCTGACGGAACTCTGGGAGGGCCTGACGGTGGACGACGTCAAAAAGAGCACGGGGTGTGCCTTTGCTGTGTCCCCGAACCTCAGGCCCATGCAGCACGTGGCACCCTGA
- the LOC129040033 gene encoding bone morphogenetic protein 8B-like has translation MAALPGPLWLLGLALCALGGGGPGPRPQPGCPQRRLGARERRDVQREILAVLGLPGRPRPRAPPVASRLPASAPLFMLDLYHAMAGDDDDDGAPAERRLGRADLVMSFVNMVERDRALGHQEPHWKEFCFDLTQIPAGEAVTAAEFRIYKVPSIHLLNRTLHVSMFQVVQEQSNRESDLFFLDLQTLRAGDEGWLVLDVTAASDRWLLKRHKDLGLRLYVETEDGHSVDPGLAGLLGQRAPRSQQPFVVTFFRASPSPIRTPRAVRPLRRRQPKKTNELPQANRLPGIFDDVHGSHGRQVCRRHELYVSFQDLGWLDWVIAPQGYSAYYCEGECSFPLDSCMNATNHAILQSLVHLMKPDAVPKACCAPTKLSATSVLYYDSSNNVILRKHRNMVVKACGCH, from the exons ATGGCCGCGCTCCCCGGCCCGCTCTGGCTCCTGGGCCTGGCGTTGTGCGCGCTGGGCGGGGGCGGCCCCGGCCCGCGACCCCAGCCCGGCTGTCCCCAGCGACGTCTGGGCGCGCGCGAGCGCCGGGACGTGCAGCGCGAGATCCTGGCGGTGCTCGGGCTACCCGGGCGGCCCCGGCCCCGCGCGCCACCCGTCGCCTCCCGGCTGCCCGCGTCCGCGCCGCTCTTCATGCTGGACCTGTACCACGCCATGGCTggcgacgacgacgacgacggcgCGCCCGCGGAGCGGCGCCTGGGCCGTGCCGACCTGGTCATGAGCTTCGTCAACATGG TGGAGCGAGACCGTGCCCTGGGCCACCAGGAGCCCCACTGGAAGGAGTTCTGCTTTGACCTGACCCAGATCCCGGCTGGGGAGGCAGTCACAGCTGCGGAGTTCCGGATTTACAAGGTGCCCAGCATCCACCTGCTCAACAGGACCCTCCACGTCAGCATGTTCCAGGTGGTCCAGGAGCAGTCCAACAG GGAGTCTGACTTGTTCTTTTTGGATCTTCAGACGCTCCGAGCTGGAGACGAGGGCTGGCTGGTGCTGGACGTCACAGCAGCCAGTGACCGCTGGCTGCTGAAGCGTCACAAGGACCTGGGACTCCGCCTCTATGTGGAGACTGAGGATG GGCACAGCGTGGATCCTGGCCTGGCCGGCCTGCTGGGTCAACGGGCCCCGCGCTCCCAACAGCCTTTCGTGGTCACTTTCTTCAGGGCCAGTCCGAGTCCCATCCGCACCCCTCGGGCAGTGAGGCCACTGAGGAGGAGGCAGCCAAAGAAAACCAACGAGCTGCCGCAGGCCAATCGACTCCCAGGGATCTTTG ATGACGTCCACGGCTCCCACGGCCGGCAGGTCTGCCGTCGGCACGAGCTCTACGTCAGCTTCCAGGACCTCGGCTGGCTG GATTGGGTCATCGCCCCCCAAGGCTACTCGGCCTATTACTGTGAGGGGGAGTGCTCCTTCCCGCTGGACTCCTGCATGAACGCCACCAACCACGCCATCCTGCAGTCCCTG GTGCACCTGATGAAGCCAGACGCAGTCCCCAAGGCATGCTGTGCACCCACCAAGCTGAGCGCCACCTCTGTGCTCTATTATGACAGCAGCAACAACGTCATCCTGCGCAAGCATCGCAACATGGTGGTCAAGGCCTGCGGCTGCCACTGA